One Novipirellula galeiformis genomic window, TCGACCGTATCTCCCCCGAGCAAACCGACTCGCTCGATCTTTCCCATTGGACGACGGCATTTTGTGGTGCGGAACCCATTGTGCCACGCACGTTGACTGATTTTGCTCACCGTTTTTCCAGCAGCAAATTTAGCCTCTCCGCCTTTTATCCCTGCTATGGCTTGGCCGAAGCGACCTTGCTTGCTGCTGGTGGTGACGGCCCCGCGGAACCTCGTTTACTAACCGTCGCCCGCGATGCACTCCGTGACGGACGCGTGGACGTCCAACCCGATGGACGTGGTAAAGCCTTTCAGAAGCTTGTCGCCTGCGGTTCGGCAGCCCAGGAAACGGAGTTGTTGATCGTGGATCCGCAGACACGCGAAGTTTGTGCGGAGCGAAGGATTGGCGAAATTTGGCTCAGGGGCGCTAGTGTCACGGCGGGTTACTGGAACCGAGACGAAGAGAATCAGCAGCGGTTTGCGGCGCGCACCTCAGATGACCGTGAAGGATTTTTTCGTAGTGGAGACCTTGGTTTCTTTGACGCGGGTCAATTGTACGTGACCGGACGGATCAAAGATGTCGTCATCCTGCGCGGCCGCAATTTGTATCCCCAAGACATTGAAGCCACGGTGCGAGAATCCCTCGGCAGCAATGGCGGACCATGTGCCGCGTTTGCCGTGGAAGGGGGACGTGGCGAAGGATTGGCCATCATCGCGGAAATCCAACGGCATTGCGATGAGTCGTTGCTACCCGAGATGATTCGTTCGATTCGACGCAGCGTGATCGACATTCACGAAGTCGACCCTCGCAATATTTTATTGGTGCGGCCAGCAACCGTTCCACTGACTAGCAGCGGCAAGATCCAGCGCCATCGATGTCGCGAGTTGTTTGCCGCCGATGAGATCCGTTGCAAGTATCGCTACGATCGTAAGTTCATGTCCGAGCAAACGCCGCTGGCAATCCCGCGACTTCCACCGAATCCGACCGCGACAGATCGCGAGCCCTTGTGCCGGATGATCGAAGCGTGGCTCGCCGAATGGCTTGTCGTTCGCGCTGGCGTGCAACCCGATCGTGTCGAGTTGGATAAACCGTTTGCGGACTACGGACTCGATTCGATGACGAGCGTCGAATTGAGTGGTGAAACCGAAGATTGGTCCGGAATCGAATTGACCCCCGTGGTTGCTTGGAGCCATCCGACAATCACGCAATTGAGTTTGTTCATCGCAAACGAATTGATCGGGGATAATGTGAGCGAGGAAATCTCACCGGCGGACGCAACGCAGGACATGTCGCCGTAGGATCCGGACCCCATGCTTGGTGGACTGGAACAACGCTCCGACACCGAGATCGATACGGTCCTGACCGATAAAAAAAGGGTCTGGACCGATGAAAACAAACCCTCGCCGATGATGATGGCAAACGATGCCCGCGTCGTCATGGATGCCAATGGGCATCAAATGCCCTCGTCCGTTCCTGCTGCAGCGGTCCCGTCGGTCTTCCCCTCGCTCCACCGCACGAGTGCTCAACTTCGATCCGTTGAGCCGACCGTTCGGTAAGCCGACGCACCACGCGTTACTTCGCTTCCTTCAATTTCTTTGCCTCGGCTTCGAGCGCAGCGACTTCATCTTCGAGTTGCTTTAGCTCCTGCAGGTCATCGGTTTGTTCGCGGGAACCAGCCAAGCGTGGTCGCAGCGTTTGTAGTTTCTTGTTGATCACATCGAGACGCTTCTTCGCTTTTTTATCCATTGTTTCGTTTTATTCCGGGAGGGGATCGAGCAAGCAAAACGCCATTGTACTTGATATCCAGCCCAAGCCGAGACTGCTGGAAATCGGAATCAGACGCAACAACGATGGCGATCATGTGTGCACCGCATCGTGGTGTGAGCGTACCGACGTTGCGTGAATGCACTGACTTCCACAAAGCACCGGCGCGAAGCGGGAGTCTATGACTTGGAAACAAGTACTTGCACCTGTCGTGCTCGTTTTAATCGGTACATTCGACATGACGCGATGGCGCAGCGCGTTAAAGTTTGCCAAAGATCGACGCCTTCGGGGGGGCAGGGAGCTACACCTTTGACAGACACGTCGTCGATTGCGCGGCTGCGGCCTACCCGGCCGAGACGTCGTGGTTGGCTTCGCAACCCATTCCGAGTGAACTTATCCGTATCATGTTTGCCGTTTCTTCCCAACGCGAGTTCGCTTCGGCCCCACGACGCACGAAGACGCGAACCTGCAATCGCGTTGGAGCCGTTAGTGTCGAGTTTTCGTTAGTCGCCATCCCGATGTTCCTGATCCTGTTTGCCGCCATCGAGCTGGGCCGGGGAATGATGACCGTCCAAGCGTTGGAGGAAGCGGCTCGTTCGGGATGCCGCATCGCGGTGCTAAAAGGCTCGACGACGGCGGATATCGACAGCGAGATCCATCAATTGTTAAGCGCGATGGGGAGCTTCCATTTTACCACGCAAACCATTCCTGCTGCGCTCGACACCGTCCCACAATGGGACCCGGTAACGGTGCGAGTCTCCGCGGACTTTGCGGACATGACTTGGTTGCCGGTTCCTCGATTTCTAGCGGGGATGAGCTACACCGCATCATGTGTTTTACCCCGTGAAGCGGAAATCGTTAAATAATCTTTGCTCCGCTGTCCTTTTGGGTTTGCGTTGCGATTGAAGTTTTTCACTCTCACCCTACAGGTGTCGATGATGCCCCGAATCGCTTTCTCTCCCATTTGCCAACGTCGTGGTGGCACGATCGTCTTGTTCGCAGCGATGATGGTCGTGATCATCGGCATGGTGGCGTTTGCCGTCGATATCGGTCGCATGCAATTGGTGCGAAGCCAGTTGCAAACCGCGGTTGACGCTGGCGCAATCGCCGGAGGTTTGCATCTCAAAAACAATCCCAACGACATTAAAGGCGCCAAGGCAGTGGCGGAATCGTTCATTGCCAAAAACCAAGTGGGGTTACTGGTCGATGTGCCTCCCGGCACGCTCGCCTTGGAAACAGGAAATTGGGACGCCAGTACGGGCACGTTTACGAAGTCGGCGAAATCGGCGAGCTCGATCCGTGTGTATGCGGTCCAAGTCAACGAACCGTTTTTTTTCGCAGGGATCTTTGGCCAATCCTCCTTCGCGATCCCGCGTCAATCGATTGCCTCCGCACCGGGAATTCCCTTGGACATCATGATCGTGCTCGATCTCTCCGGTTCGATGAGTTCCGATGGTCGCATTGAAGCGCTGCAACAAGCATCGCCCAGCTTTGTCGATACGATCGCGCAAGCGGGGAAAGAGGACCGCATCGGCGTCATGTGCTACGGCGTGCAAAACGGCAAATACTCTCCACAGAAAGAAGGGCACACGGGAACGCTGTATACCGCTTCACCCGCCGATTTATTCCCCGACCCTAGTCAAGCCTCGAGCGACTGGATCGGTGTTCTCGAGTCTCCCATGACAGATGATTTCAAGGAATTGACAAGCAATGTATTGACAAGCACCACCTTGATCGCCGGCAAGTATGGAGGCGGAACACCGATTGGCGCCGCCATCCGTGATGGGGCTCATTATCTCGCTGCCAACCATCGAGAACACGACAGCCAAGGCAACGATGTCAAAATGTTGATGGTGCTGATGAGCGACGGTTACGCCAATGAACCCAGTAGCGCCCCAGATGATTACGCGATCTCCATGGCCCAATATGCCGCGAAGCTCGGCATCGAAGTTCACACGATTAGCCTGGGCGATTCCGTCGACGTTTCGCTGATGAACGCTATCGCCCATGCCGCGGGTGGTCAGCAGTTTAGAGTGGAGGGCAGCGGCAGCGATCTAACCACAAAGCTGAAGGAAGCGTATCGCAATATTGCCGGTACAATCAACCGAACCCTGTTGGTGCAATAGTCCTATGATGTCAATGTCACTACAAGCGTCCATTGGGGGGCACGGTCCGGTGTCACGTGGTTCACGAACGCAATCCACCGCAAGACAAAAGTCTTGCGGCATCGCTGCGGTCGAATTTGCGGTTGTCTTACCGCCGCTGCTTTTGTTGGTCCTCGTTTCCGTCGAGATGGCTCGCGCGATCACCGTTCAACATTCGCTCCAAGAAGCGTCCATGAACGGATGCCGAATCTATGCGCTCCGAGACACGACGCAGCAGAAAGCAAGCAAGATGATCGAGTTGTCGTTGAACGAGGCAGGGATCAGCGGA contains:
- a CDS encoding AMP-binding protein, whose product is MPSLAPSTATTLPQWIGIRAEKHGARPAVTFVDDDGVSRSWSYRELWGRVCQFANQMPKVAERDPRALLLFPPGLEFIAGFLGAHVAGWIPVPTCYPKPGRVMERLDSAARDCQPSALISDAATLAGIDRNKLCEAARGIPQIATDASIEASSANDPSHWIDPHSLSIDPDSIALLQYTSGSTSEPKGVMVRHRNVMANLAAIKHGFKLPWQDDEGSEAETAVFWLPFFHDMGLIGGLLAPLYSGYSIVLMSPRAFLQRPIRWLQLISDYKATVSGAPNFAYQLCIDRISPEQTDSLDLSHWTTAFCGAEPIVPRTLTDFAHRFSSSKFSLSAFYPCYGLAEATLLAAGGDGPAEPRLLTVARDALRDGRVDVQPDGRGKAFQKLVACGSAAQETELLIVDPQTREVCAERRIGEIWLRGASVTAGYWNRDEENQQRFAARTSDDREGFFRSGDLGFFDAGQLYVTGRIKDVVILRGRNLYPQDIEATVRESLGSNGGPCAAFAVEGGRGEGLAIIAEIQRHCDESLLPEMIRSIRRSVIDIHEVDPRNILLVRPATVPLTSSGKIQRHRCRELFAADEIRCKYRYDRKFMSEQTPLAIPRLPPNPTATDREPLCRMIEAWLAEWLVVRAGVQPDRVELDKPFADYGLDSMTSVELSGETEDWSGIELTPVVAWSHPTITQLSLFIANELIGDNVSEEISPADATQDMSP
- a CDS encoding pilus assembly protein TadG-related protein; this translates as MPRIAFSPICQRRGGTIVLFAAMMVVIIGMVAFAVDIGRMQLVRSQLQTAVDAGAIAGGLHLKNNPNDIKGAKAVAESFIAKNQVGLLVDVPPGTLALETGNWDASTGTFTKSAKSASSIRVYAVQVNEPFFFAGIFGQSSFAIPRQSIASAPGIPLDIMIVLDLSGSMSSDGRIEALQQASPSFVDTIAQAGKEDRIGVMCYGVQNGKYSPQKEGHTGTLYTASPADLFPDPSQASSDWIGVLESPMTDDFKELTSNVLTSTTLIAGKYGGGTPIGAAIRDGAHYLAANHREHDSQGNDVKMLMVLMSDGYANEPSSAPDDYAISMAQYAAKLGIEVHTISLGDSVDVSLMNAIAHAAGGQQFRVEGSGSDLTTKLKEAYRNIAGTINRTLLVQ
- a CDS encoding TadE/TadG family type IV pilus assembly protein, which gives rise to MFAVSSQREFASAPRRTKTRTCNRVGAVSVEFSLVAIPMFLILFAAIELGRGMMTVQALEEAARSGCRIAVLKGSTTADIDSEIHQLLSAMGSFHFTTQTIPAALDTVPQWDPVTVRVSADFADMTWLPVPRFLAGMSYTASCVLPREAEIVK
- a CDS encoding TadE/TadG family type IV pilus assembly protein — encoded protein: MMSMSLQASIGGHGPVSRGSRTQSTARQKSCGIAAVEFAVVLPPLLLLVLVSVEMARAITVQHSLQEASMNGCRIYALRDTTQQKASKMIELSLNEAGISGHSIQFSPATKGEITKEMQPVTVAISVPYNQVGVGVQWFLAGSTVTARTTLPAESP